TggttttgtgaaattataattttttacgcagatattaacaatttattttttcagcatttacgagagaaaaactaattttgttgattacgtttgtttcaaaataagtttaattgacATATATTGCAGTTATAAATCCAACCGAATTATTTCgttgaaattataaacaatttttaaacaaataatttttttacaacttctcAATCGTTTTTAATTACGTTTTtcttaaataacaaataaacaaaattttaggggACTCAATTTCGTGGAAagttattaatacttttttgtgaTCATGGCATGAGATTCAGTTTGGTTCTAAATCCAGGTAGTGTTGTAAAGTacctaaaaatgtaaatattgattCCTTTTTACATGTcggtacaaaatttcattttttattcaatcTTTTCTTGGTCACACCCTCAAATACAGATTTTTCcgaagtagaaaatattttacactcaAGTTTGTTATCGTTGGTTGCGGCATAGTAATGATATTGTCTGGTATTTTTCACAGTTTTTGCCATATCGTACCGACTTTCAATAGATTTATTATGTACATTATGCTCTTCtaacgaacaaaaatcaaaatcaattcgTTTGAAAAAACTTTTGCCCATTCGTACAAAAGTTTTGGTGTAGTTATAAGTGTTTTTTGTAGACTAGCCCGGAAAGCATGTCTTTTTACAGTGCCACCGATTCCGTCACATGCTCCTTTACCGTGTGAGGTAGCAAAAAAATTCCATTCAGCCTCAACATTGAAATCTGTTTTGTGTTGCAGCAAGTTgctcaaattgaatttatttttgtattgagaTCCGGCTCCATCGGAGAAATATATCACTTTTTTGATACTCGTTTGACCAAATTTGCTTTTCAAGTAGGCGATGACTTTCGTGTTAAATAAATGCACCGCGTTTGCATCATggtgcaaattttcagaaatcaagacgtagttttcatttttgaccgcgttattttttttatagtacacTACATAGGGATGTAAAGTTGCCTGAACATTAGCCCAATGTTGAGACTGCACGGCATCTTGTACTTGGCAAGtataattttcggaaaaatcaaGAGTCACAATAAATTCTCCTTCATTTACATTACGTTTCATTTCCTCGAAATAGGCTGCTTGCGATCTAGCTAAGAAATCATGCTTGGCAACGGCAGGCAAATCTTTGATCAGTTGCTGCAAAAATTCTTCCCTTGATGAAGAATTCAGTAGAAGTTCGCACCTGTAACCATAGAGAGAGGGTCAACAATAGTGATCATTGAGTTACTGTAAAAATTATTCTACATTATACATACCTGTCTGTACTTGTCCATTGTTGAAATTGAATTTGTGATACTCCATTTTGCTCAAGTaatattttcaacttatttGCAATCATACTGGGTCCAGGACAGTTTTCACAATTTGCAAGATGACAATCTGGATTTGCTGCATCGCACATCATATCTTTGAAAGTGTCTCTGTAGTTGAGTTCAAAGATTATGCCTTTTTGTTTCAACTCCTGTTTCAATGCGGCGAACTTCAACCTCATATTCTCGTGTATTTTGCATACACAAACGTTATGAGTACCAGACTGCCCAGCTAAAATACATTGACGTGGTCGAAGTCGTGTGAATGTGGATAATGATACTTTAACGTCCG
The DNA window shown above is from Bactrocera neohumeralis isolate Rockhampton unplaced genomic scaffold, APGP_CSIRO_Bneo_wtdbg2-racon-allhic-juicebox.fasta_v2 ctg2252, whole genome shotgun sequence and carries:
- the LOC126766718 gene encoding uncharacterized protein LOC126766718 → MPGRKDYISVVKNGQRCQEQKRLLLHNLRDLHTKFKDAFSDVKVSLSTFTRLRPRQCILAGQSGTHNVCVCKIHENMRLKFAALKQELKQKGIIFELNYRDTFKDMMCDAANPDCHLANCENCPGPSMIANKLKILLEQNGVSQIQFQQWTSTDRCELLLNSSSREEFLQQLIKDLPAVAKHDFLARSQAAYFEEMKRNVNEGEFIVTLDFSENYTCQVQDAVQSQHWANVQATLHPYVVYYKKNNAVKNENYVLISENLHHDANAVHLFNTKVIAYLKSKFGQTSIKKVIYFSDGAGSQYKNKFNLSNLLQHKTDFNVEAEWNFFATSHGKGACDGIGGTVKRHAFRASLQKTLITTPKLLYEWAKVFSNELILIFVR